In one Corallococcus sp. EGB genomic region, the following are encoded:
- the add gene encoding adenosine deaminase codes for MPTIRDDETPNATGIPSSARRTDITPPPTLAVTEELLHALPKTDLHCHLDGSMRLKTILELAEQQKIKLMADTEDGLARAIHMGQVCKSLEEYLVAFDVTLSVLQTAESLYRAAYELAVDAAAENVRWLEVRYSPALHLQKGLKMTTVIDSVLEGLRAAKKETGIKCAVIVCGIRHINPQTSMRLAELSVAYKNRGVVGFDLAGAEASFPAKDHLDAFRLILKNNVNCTAHAGEAFGPESISQAIHSLGAHRIGHGTRLREDGDLLNYVNDHRIPMEVCPSSNVQTGAVSSLESHPLKFYFDYGLRVTINTDNRLITDTTVTKELWLAHRNMGLSLEDLTTIIVSGFKSAFLPFREKQDMLRQVNQEIATTLAAFEKRPVAAMRQPA; via the coding sequence GGTGACGGAGGAGCTGCTCCACGCGCTCCCCAAGACGGACCTGCACTGCCACCTGGACGGGTCCATGCGCCTGAAGACCATCCTGGAGCTGGCCGAGCAGCAGAAGATCAAGCTCATGGCCGACACCGAGGACGGCCTCGCCAGGGCCATCCACATGGGCCAGGTGTGCAAGAGCCTGGAGGAGTACCTCGTCGCGTTCGACGTGACGCTCTCCGTCCTCCAGACCGCGGAGTCCCTCTACCGCGCCGCCTACGAGCTGGCCGTGGACGCCGCCGCGGAGAACGTGCGCTGGCTGGAGGTGCGCTATTCGCCCGCGCTGCACCTGCAGAAGGGCCTGAAGATGACCACCGTCATCGACTCCGTGCTGGAGGGCCTGCGCGCCGCCAAGAAGGAGACGGGCATCAAGTGCGCCGTCATCGTCTGCGGCATCCGCCACATCAACCCGCAGACGTCCATGCGCCTGGCGGAGCTGTCCGTGGCGTACAAGAACCGCGGCGTCGTGGGCTTCGACCTGGCGGGCGCCGAGGCCAGCTTCCCCGCGAAGGACCACCTGGACGCCTTCCGCCTCATCCTCAAGAACAACGTCAACTGCACCGCCCACGCCGGCGAAGCCTTCGGCCCGGAGTCCATCTCCCAGGCCATCCACTCGCTGGGCGCGCACCGCATCGGTCACGGCACCCGGCTGCGCGAGGACGGGGACCTGCTCAACTACGTCAACGACCACCGCATCCCCATGGAGGTCTGCCCGTCCTCCAACGTCCAGACGGGCGCGGTGTCCTCGCTGGAGTCCCACCCGCTCAAGTTCTACTTCGACTACGGCCTGCGGGTGACCATCAACACCGACAACCGCCTCATCACCGACACCACCGTGACGAAGGAGCTGTGGCTGGCCCACCGCAACATGGGCCTGTCGCTGGAGGACCTCACCACCATCATCGTGTCCGGCTTCAAGAGCGCCTTCCTTCCCTTCCGCGAGAAACAGGACATGCTGCGGCAGGTGAACCAGGAGATCGCCACCACGCTGGCCGCCTTCGAGAAGCGCCCCGTCGCGGCCATGCGCCAGCCCGCTTGA
- the glgC gene encoding glucose-1-phosphate adenylyltransferase: MSKLLAMILAGGAGTRLEPLTRERAKPAVPFGGRYRIIDFVLSNFANSGVYRMKVLTQYKSDSLNNHLSRAWRMTAFLGHYVEAVPAQMRTGLDWYKGSADAIYQNLNIITDEEPDHIFVFGADHVYRMDVRKMLDFHIQQKAACTVAAIPVPIEQGREFGIIDVGPDGRMRQFLEKPKDPPPMPGNPKMCLASMGNYLFTTDTLVKQVVRDAADEKSAHDFGKSIISELYKHEPVYVYDFAQNTVAGQEEKERGYWRDVGNIDVYYQSNMDLVEVDPTFNLYNDRWPIHTQPNNYPPAKFVFADRENKRVGTATDSLVAEGCIISGGHVHRSVLSPKVRVNSYSEVEDSILFENVTIGRRCRIKRAIIDKNVEIPPGMTIGYDPVEDKRRFHVTSGGVVVIPKGMKVT, translated from the coding sequence ATGTCAAAGCTGCTGGCCATGATTCTGGCGGGAGGCGCGGGCACGCGCCTGGAGCCCCTGACCCGTGAGCGCGCGAAGCCCGCCGTTCCGTTCGGTGGGCGCTACCGCATCATCGACTTCGTCCTCTCCAACTTCGCCAACTCCGGTGTGTACCGGATGAAGGTGCTGACCCAGTACAAGAGCGACTCGCTCAACAACCACCTGTCGCGCGCGTGGCGCATGACGGCGTTCCTGGGCCACTACGTGGAGGCGGTGCCCGCGCAGATGCGCACCGGCCTGGACTGGTACAAGGGCAGCGCGGACGCCATCTACCAGAACCTCAACATCATCACGGACGAGGAGCCGGACCACATCTTCGTCTTCGGCGCGGACCACGTGTACCGGATGGACGTCCGCAAGATGCTGGACTTCCACATCCAGCAGAAGGCCGCGTGCACGGTGGCCGCGATTCCCGTCCCCATCGAGCAGGGGCGCGAGTTCGGCATCATCGACGTGGGGCCGGACGGGCGCATGCGCCAGTTCCTGGAGAAGCCCAAGGACCCTCCGCCCATGCCAGGCAACCCGAAGATGTGCCTGGCCTCCATGGGCAACTACCTCTTCACCACGGACACGCTGGTGAAGCAGGTGGTGCGCGACGCGGCGGATGAGAAGAGCGCGCACGACTTCGGCAAGTCCATCATCAGCGAGCTCTACAAGCACGAGCCCGTGTACGTGTACGACTTCGCGCAGAACACGGTGGCCGGCCAGGAGGAGAAGGAGCGCGGCTACTGGCGGGACGTGGGCAACATCGACGTGTACTACCAGTCCAACATGGACCTGGTGGAGGTGGACCCGACGTTCAACCTCTACAACGACCGCTGGCCCATCCACACGCAGCCCAACAACTACCCGCCGGCGAAGTTCGTCTTCGCGGACCGGGAGAACAAGCGGGTGGGCACCGCCACGGACTCGCTGGTGGCGGAGGGCTGCATCATCTCCGGCGGCCACGTGCACCGCTCCGTGCTGTCGCCGAAGGTGCGGGTGAACTCCTATTCGGAGGTGGAGGACTCCATCCTCTTCGAGAACGTCACCATCGGCCGCAGGTGCCGCATCAAGCGGGCCATCATCGACAAGAACGTGGAAATTCCCCCCGGGATGACCATTGGCTACGACCCGGTGGAGGACAAGCGCCGCTTCCACGTCACGTCCGGCGGCGTCGTCGTCATCCCCAAGGGGATGAAGGTCACCTGA